The Rhizobium rhododendri nucleotide sequence TACTTGCCGTCGGGATATCGGATCGGCGGCAGCAAATAAATGCTGTCGACGTCATCAGGGCCCTTGGTGATCAGCGACGGCATGGTTCCGAGCGCCATTGCATCGGCTTCGCTGATCTCAAAATAGGCAATCGTCCGGCCACGGACAATCATCTCGACCGGAGCCGCCAACAGGCTGGCGGCAATGGAAAACCCGCCGGCAGCCAGCAGCGCCTTCTCCGCCCGGTAGACGTTACCCTCGCCCGTCGTCACCACGGCAATGCCGCCCTCGTCGCGGATCGATACTACGGTCTCTTTCAGCACCTTCGCCCCGACCTTTTCGGCAAGCAGCGATTGCGCCTTCACCAGCCGGCGCGGGCTGATATGGCCGGCACCCTGTGGCTCATAGATGCCCTCGCTGCCGCGGTCGAACGCAAAGAATGGAAACCGGGCACGCAGGCCATCGTCATCAAACCGCTCGGTACGCACTTTCAGAGCCTCGGCAGCTTTGGCGACGTGATCGATATAGGCATCTGCGCCACCCTGCCTCGGCCCGACCGCAAGGCAGCCAACCTGGGAGTAGAAGGCAATGCCGCTTTCCCGCTCCAGTTCGCGGTAGCGCGCAATCGACCGGTTTGCCAGCAAGGCCCAGTTCGGATCGGGATCTATCGTCCGGGTGATACGACCCTCGTCATAATGGCTGGCGAAGACGCCGCTGTGGACCTTCCGATCCGCAGGTTCGTCAGGCCCTATCACGGCGACGCCGTTCGTCTGGCGGGCGAGGTGGCGAGCAGCCGCCGCCCCCATCATGCCGCGACCGATGACGATGAACTTGAAATCCGCTGCCATGTCAGGTCTCCATCGATATCGGGAATCGATAGCATGACAATCGGCTGGATTTCCAGACGAAGTTCACCTGATAAACAATTCGTCTTCAAGCACTTGCCGCCTAGTCGAGAAGCGCCAGCACCTTGCCGCAGTACCGCTTGGACACCGGGTTCATGCGCGTCGCGCCATGGCCGGCATTGTATTTGAGGATAGTATTGCAAGTCTCGCCACCGCCGAGCGTCTGCGCCAGGGCCAGATATTTCATGCCGATGCGGATGTTGGTATCGGGATCGGCGAGCCCCTTGACCGAGCCGGAATAACCCATCATCCGTGCCGTTGCCGGCTTCACCTGCATCAGGCCGACCTCGCCATGGCTGCCGCGCATACGCGGGTTGAAGTTGCTTTCGATCTTGATGACTGCCGTTGCCAGCGCGACATCGACGCCGTTCTGCCTGGCATATTTGGTGATGATCTCGGAATAGCGATTGTCGCTCGGACCCGGAACAACGGTGTTGCCGGTGCTAGCCGTTGCATCCTGCCTGGCGTAACCGATGCTGCGGCCGAGTGTCTTGAACGATTTCGTCTCGACCCTGACCCGGTGCTGGCCTGCAAAAGCGCAATCGTATCCCATCAGCAACATGCTTGCGCATGCTGCCGTCGCAACAATCAAATTTTTCATTCAGTCTCTCGTCTCCGGGTGGGATCGCGGCAGCGGCGCATGGCGCTGCCCTGCCGTCGGGATAGCCATCTCGATGGCCAGTTCCCGCAAAAATCCACGTTGTCGTCTACGGCTGCTGTTCCGGATAAGTGAACGGTTCAGCGCCGCTGTTCATCGGCGCCGTTAGACCATCGCAATGCGCAGATAATAGGGAAATGCTGTGGCAGCGTCCGGATCTGCAGCCTTTTGCGATGCCGGAAGCCGTAAGCAGGCATTCAAAAGACAATTGGACAGGTGCAATCTTCAGGCGAAGTGCGGCAACGCCCGCAGCAGGCGATGCAGCGTATCGATGGTCGAGAAATCGGCGATCCCGTCGACCCGTTCCTGGCGGAAATGCCGCTGGAAAGCCTCGACATCGCCGGCCATGGCTGCGGAAAAATCGCCATTGATTTCCGTGCCGTAACCATAGAGTGACAGCATCGACTGCAGCGCCTCGACCGGCTGCCCGCTGTCGCCCATCTGGAAAAAGCGCCCCCCGGATATCGGCGATGGCTCCACCCAGTGACCGACCCCTGCGGCATGCAGCCTTGCCCACGGAAAGCGCTCGCCGGGATCGACCTTGCGAATGGGTGCTATATCGGAGTGACCGAGCACCCTTTCCGGCGCTATGGACCAGCGCTCGCCGCAATCGCGACACAATTCAATGACCGCATCGATCTGCGCATCGGGGAATTGTGGCAAGCCGCCCGGGTGGCCTGCATTGGCGATCTCGATGCCGATGGAGAGCGAGTTGATATCGTTTTCCTTGCGCCAGACACCCTTGCCCGCATGCCAGGCACGACGCGCTTCGGGCACGAGTTGCAGCACCCGGCCGTCTTCATGGATGAAATAGTGGCTGGAGACCTGGCTTTCCGTCCGACAGAGCCAGTCGAGGGCGCCATCGGCCGTGCCCATGCCGGTATAGTGCAACAGGATCATATCCGGCTTGCGCCCACCTGCCCGCTCGCCGTGGTTCGGAGACGGTTGCACCAGGGCACCGCTGTAGTCAGCCGCAAACGATGTCATGCGGCGCGGCGTTCCTTCTCGATTTCCTCGTAGGCAGCGTTCAGTGCCGCCATCCGCTCGTTGGCGATGACGTGGAACTCCTCGGGCACGCCACGCGATACGAGGCGGTCGGGATGGTGTTCGTAAACCAGGCCGTGGTAGCGCTTGCGGATGGTCGGGAAATCGTCGGAAGGCTTGACGCCCAGAACCTTGTAGGGATCGCGCCCGTTACCGGAGACATGCCGCGCCATGATCTGCTCGAAGCGTTCTTCGTCCATCTGGAAGATCTCGGCGATGTGGGCGAGGAACGAGATTTCCTTCTCGTGGATCAATCCGTCGGCCTTGGCAATGTGGAACAGGCCGTCCAGCACGTCCTCGAGCACGGGGCAGTTTTCGCTGCAAGTGACGCACAGCGTTGCCAGCCGTTCGGCATAGGCCTCGTAGCCGGCAACGTCCTGGCGCGCCAGATTGTAGAGGCGCGCGACATTCTTCGCCTGGTCATCCGGAAACTCAAAAATCTCGCGGAAGGCATTGACTTCATTCTCGGTGACGACACCGTCTGCCTTCGCCATCTTGGCAGAAAGCGCGATGATCGCGACCGAGAACGCCACCTTGCGGCGGGTTTCGGGATCGCCTTCGAACAACGTCCGGATGGCTTCGACCACGCCTGACAGGGCATTCCCCGCGGTGCCGACGGCATTCAGCAGCTTTTCCCAGATAGACATGACGATCCCGATTACTCCAAAGAATGAGCAACACGTTGATCAAAGAATGGTGGCGAATGCAAGCTGACCATTGGCCGCAGCGTTGAAGACACCTTTCACGAATAGGTAATGATCTAACCATAAATGCCGCTCCCATCGGTTTCGATGTTGCCCGCATAAGTCAAATGAATTGGACAGGGGCGCTCCGGCCTGTAAGCGCTGGCGTCACCCTTATCCCGGAGCCACCATGCCCTTTGCAGACCGACCGCAGCTTCTTGGCCTCGCCCTCGGGCTGATCGGCGTCCTCATTTTCAGTGCAACGCTGCCTTTCACCCATATTGCACTGGAAGGTTTCTCCCCGGCCTTCATTACCTTCGGCCGCGCGCTGGTCGCCTCCGCTGCCGCCATCGTGACGCTGCTCGTCCTGCGCCGACCGCTGCCGCGCGGTCACTTCGGTCAGTTGTTCGCTGCCGGCCTCTGCGTTGTCTTCGCCTTTCCCGGTTTTTCGTCAATCGCCATGCAGACCATCCCGGCAAGCCACGGCGCCGTCGTCCTCGGCCTGCTGCCGCTGTTGACGGCGATCTTTGCCGCCATCATCGACGGCGAGCGACCCGGGATCCTGTTCTGGATCTGCGGCGTCATCGGCGCCACCCTGGTCGTCAGCTTCTCGGTGACGCAAAACGGTTTCCAGATGCAGCCCGGCGACCTCTGGCTGTTTGCCGCCGCGGTCATCGTGGCGCTCGGCTATGTCCTGCTCGGCAGGCTTTCGCGCAGCCTGTCGGGCTGGGAGGCAATCTGCTGGGCGCTGGTCGTGACCCTGCCGATCTCGCTCATCGGTACCGCCATGACAGCCTCGAACGGTTTTCACGCGCCAACGGTGACAGCGTGGGGCGCCTTTGCCTATCTCGGGTTGATGTCGATGTTTGCCGGCTTTCTCTTCTGGAATGCGGGGCTTGCGATCGGCGGCATCGGCCGCGTGGCCCAGGTCCAGCTGATGCAGACCTTCTTCACGCTCGGCATTTCCGCCCTCCTCCTTGGCGAGCATGTCGGGCTGGAGACCGTGGGCTTCGCGATGCTGGTCGCCTTCGTCGTCTGGCTCGGCCGCAAAGCACGCCATTCGTAAATTCTTTACTTTACAGCCCTCCCCACCTGTCGCATCCATCAGGCAACACCGAGTTGATGCACTGACCTTGCAAGGAGGCAACCATGGCCAGACAGAAAGTCGCAATGCTCACCGCCGGAGGGCTCGCGCCCTGCTTGTCGTCCGCTGTTGGCGGGCTGATAGAGCGCTACACGGACATCGCGCCCGACATCGAGTTGATTGCCTATCGCTCCGGCTACCAAGGTGTCCTGACGGCCGACCGAATCGAAATCACCCCCGCCATGCGTGAAAAGGCGCACCTGCTGCATCGCTATGGCGGATCGCCGATTGGCAACAGCCGCGTCAAGCTCACCAACGCCGCCGACCTCGTCAAGCGTGGGATGGTGAAGGAAGGCGAGAACCCGTTGCGTGTCGCTGCAGAACGGCTGGCATCCGACGGCGTCACCATCCTCCACACCATCGGCGGAGACGATACAAACACGACGGCAGCCGATCTCGCTGCCTACCTCGGCGCCAACGGCTACAACCTCACCGTCGTCGGACTGCCGAAGACGGTCGATAACGACGTCGTGCCGATCCGGCAGTCGCTTGGCGCCTGGACGGCAGCCGAAGTCGGCGCCCACTTCTTCGATAATGTCAGCAACGAGCAAACGGCGGCACCGCGCTCGCTGGTCATCCATGAGGTCATGGGCCGCAGCTGCGGCTGGCTGACGGCAGCAACGGCGCGCGCCTACATCCAGAAGACCAGCGCCAACGAATATGTCGATGGCATGATGACCAACGCCGCGATGAAGAGTATCGACGGTCTCTACCTGCCGGAGATGGCTTTCGACATCCATTCCGAGGCCGCCAGGCTGAAAGAGATGATGGACAAGAACGGCCATGTGACGCTCTTCGTCTCCGAAGGTGCCTGTGTCGATGCCATCATCGCCGAGCGCGAAGCTGCCGGCGAAAACATCAAGCGCGATGCCTTCGGCCACGTGAAGCTCGACAGCATCAATGTCGGCAACTGGTTCCAGAAGCAGTTTGCAGCCCTGCTCGATGCCGATCGGTCCATGGTCCAGAAATCCGGCTATTTCGCCCGCTCGGCGCCGGCCAATATCGACGATCTCAGGCTGATCCAGGGCATGGTCGACCTCGCAGTCGAAAGCGCCCTCAACAAGGTCTCCGGCGTCACCGGCCATGACGAAGGCCAGGGCGGAAAGCTGCGTACAATCGAGTTCCCGCGCATCAAGGGCGGCAAGAAGTTCGACATGTCGGCAAAGTGGTTCGGCGAAGTGATGGACCACATTGGCCAGCAATACCGCGAAGGATGATTGACGAAGCGTGAAGACGGTGTCTTCGCTGGTGGCGGATGGGATGAGGATGATTCGATGTCCGTTGAAACCTGGCTTGCCTTCGCCGCCGCTTCTGCCGTCATGCTGGCTATCCCCGGCCCGACGATCCTGTTGGTGATATCGTATGCGCTTGGCCACGGCCGGCGCACGACGGTCGCAACCGTTGCCGGGGTGACGCTCGGCGACTTCACCGCGATGACCGCCTCGCTTGCCGGCCTCGGTGCCCTGCTGGCAACTTCGGCAGGCCTGTTCACGGTGCTCAAACTGATCGGCGCAGGCTACCTGATGTTTCTCGGCATCAAGCTCTGGCGCGCCCCTGTCGTGACCGGCCCGATGGGCGACAACGATAACCTTCCCGAGGAAAGATCGTCCAAGATTTTCCTGCACGCCTATGTTGTAACGGCACTCAATCCTAAAAGTATCATCTTCTTTATTGCCTTCGTTCCGCAGTTCCTCGACCTCGGCAAGCCGTTCTTGCCGCAAACCCTTATCCTGGAAGCAACTTTCCTCGTCCTCGCAGCCCTCAATGCGTTTCTCTATGGCCTGCTGGCCGACGTTGCGCGCGGCTACATCCGCAAGGCCAGCGTGCAGCGCGCGGTCAACAGGACAGGGGGAACGTTGCTGATTGCGGCCGGCGCCGTCACGGCCGGATACCGGCGAATGGCGGCTTAGTCGCCGTCCCACCTTGCGGGGCTGTCACGAATAGGTTAATTGGCGTTCATAATTTAATTCCCCTGTGACCGAATTGCATCGCAGGTGGAACGCAATTTTCGAAAGAGACAGCATGATAGCCAGCGGATTTACGAGCCTGAAGCGCAGCGTCGCCGTCTCGGCAATCCTTTGCGGTGGCCTCGCCGGTTGTGCCACCCAGCAGCAGACATCCCAGGCAGATCTCTCTCATACGACGACAAACGTCCCCCACCCGACATCGACGGCACAAGTTTCCACAACAGCAACGCCCGGTTCCACGACGGCGATTGTGTCGCAGGCCCAGCCACAGGCGACAGCGACCCTTTCGAAATCCGGCCGCCTGCCAGGGACCGAGACAGCTGCGGCGATAGGCCCACGCCTGCCGGCCGACCAGGCCTCGAATATGCAGGACCGCATGGGGCAACCTGCTGGAAAATCCGGCAAGGGCAGCGAGGCGCAGGTCGCCATTGCTTCGGTCACCGGCGCTCCTGCGGCAAATACCTCGGCGTCCGCCACCTATGCCTCTTCAGACGATATGCTAATCCCGTCAGTGGTTGCCATTCCCACACCCAATCCTTCCCGCCCCGGGGATCTCACGCAGACCCCGGCCTTGAGCTCGGCGCTGGTTGAAAGCGGCAACGCTATCCCGATGACGCCGGAAATGGTAGCGATCCAGGCAGTCGTGCCGACACCACGCCCGGGCGAAGCCAGCCCCTTCACCGCGACGCAGGTTGCCTATGCCGCCCCCTCTCAGGCTGCAAACCTCAGCTACGCGGACAACCGTCTTCATTACGACTTCAACTTCGACACGACAGGCCCGAGCATCGTACCTGCCGTTCTGGAAGAGAGAAGCGATGACAATGTGTCCTCCGAGGAAAAGGGCCACATCACCACGCTGATCGAGAAATATGCGAAACTCTATCAGGTGCCGGCAGCACTAATCCACCGCGTCGTGCACCGAGAAAGCCGCTATGATCCAAAGGCTTTCAACAATCGCGGCTATTTCGGCCTGATGCAAATCAAGTACAACACGGCAAAATCCATGGGCTACGACGGCCCAGCCTCCGGCCTTTTCGATGCCGAGACCAACATCAAGTATGCCGCAAAGTATCTGCGCGGTGCATGGATGGTGGCCGACAACAAGCTCGACACCGCAGTCGCCCTTTACGCGCGTGGCTATTACTACGATGCCAAGAACAAGGGCATGACCAACGTCGCCAACGGAAACTACTGAGGTTCCCGTCAGGTTTTTACAATTTTGAGCGCATCGACGATCTTTTGCACAAGAATCTGAGGCCGATAGTTCAATTCGTCCGGAGTAAGTCC carries:
- a CDS encoding NAD(P)/FAD-dependent oxidoreductase; amino-acid sequence: MAADFKFIVIGRGMMGAAAARHLARQTNGVAVIGPDEPADRKVHSGVFASHYDEGRITRTIDPDPNWALLANRSIARYRELERESGIAFYSQVGCLAVGPRQGGADAYIDHVAKAAEALKVRTERFDDDGLRARFPFFAFDRGSEGIYEPQGAGHISPRRLVKAQSLLAEKVGAKVLKETVVSIRDEGGIAVVTTGEGNVYRAEKALLAAGGFSIAASLLAAPVEMIVRGRTIAYFEISEADAMALGTMPSLITKGPDDVDSIYLLPPIRYPDGKYYLKIGGDPDDYDITSDAEMRAWFRTDGRASVRDHLTRIVRRLVPDLRPLSISSGACVTSYSPSTYPMIGYTASPRIGVLTGCSGTSAKSSDEIGRLGAELLLEGRINDDAYSTDFAPYFRQ
- a CDS encoding lytic transglycosylase domain-containing protein is translated as MKNLIVATAACASMLLMGYDCAFAGQHRVRVETKSFKTLGRSIGYARQDATASTGNTVVPGPSDNRYSEIITKYARQNGVDVALATAVIKIESNFNPRMRGSHGEVGLMQVKPATARMMGYSGSVKGLADPDTNIRIGMKYLALAQTLGGGETCNTILKYNAGHGATRMNPVSKRYCGKVLALLD
- a CDS encoding N-acetylmuramoyl-L-alanine amidase, with product MTSFAADYSGALVQPSPNHGERAGGRKPDMILLHYTGMGTADGALDWLCRTESQVSSHYFIHEDGRVLQLVPEARRAWHAGKGVWRKENDINSLSIGIEIANAGHPGGLPQFPDAQIDAVIELCRDCGERWSIAPERVLGHSDIAPIRKVDPGERFPWARLHAAGVGHWVEPSPISGGRFFQMGDSGQPVEALQSMLSLYGYGTEINGDFSAAMAGDVEAFQRHFRQERVDGIADFSTIDTLHRLLRALPHFA
- a CDS encoding J domain-containing protein yields the protein MSIWEKLLNAVGTAGNALSGVVEAIRTLFEGDPETRRKVAFSVAIIALSAKMAKADGVVTENEVNAFREIFEFPDDQAKNVARLYNLARQDVAGYEAYAERLATLCVTCSENCPVLEDVLDGLFHIAKADGLIHEKEISFLAHIAEIFQMDEERFEQIMARHVSGNGRDPYKVLGVKPSDDFPTIRKRYHGLVYEHHPDRLVSRGVPEEFHVIANERMAALNAAYEEIEKERRAA
- a CDS encoding DMT family transporter, with translation MPFADRPQLLGLALGLIGVLIFSATLPFTHIALEGFSPAFITFGRALVASAAAIVTLLVLRRPLPRGHFGQLFAAGLCVVFAFPGFSSIAMQTIPASHGAVVLGLLPLLTAIFAAIIDGERPGILFWICGVIGATLVVSFSVTQNGFQMQPGDLWLFAAAVIVALGYVLLGRLSRSLSGWEAICWALVVTLPISLIGTAMTASNGFHAPTVTAWGAFAYLGLMSMFAGFLFWNAGLAIGGIGRVAQVQLMQTFFTLGISALLLGEHVGLETVGFAMLVAFVVWLGRKARHS
- a CDS encoding pyrophosphate--fructose-6-phosphate 1-phosphotransferase, which gives rise to MARQKVAMLTAGGLAPCLSSAVGGLIERYTDIAPDIELIAYRSGYQGVLTADRIEITPAMREKAHLLHRYGGSPIGNSRVKLTNAADLVKRGMVKEGENPLRVAAERLASDGVTILHTIGGDDTNTTAADLAAYLGANGYNLTVVGLPKTVDNDVVPIRQSLGAWTAAEVGAHFFDNVSNEQTAAPRSLVIHEVMGRSCGWLTAATARAYIQKTSANEYVDGMMTNAAMKSIDGLYLPEMAFDIHSEAARLKEMMDKNGHVTLFVSEGACVDAIIAEREAAGENIKRDAFGHVKLDSINVGNWFQKQFAALLDADRSMVQKSGYFARSAPANIDDLRLIQGMVDLAVESALNKVSGVTGHDEGQGGKLRTIEFPRIKGGKKFDMSAKWFGEVMDHIGQQYREG
- a CDS encoding LysE family translocator yields the protein MSVETWLAFAAASAVMLAIPGPTILLVISYALGHGRRTTVATVAGVTLGDFTAMTASLAGLGALLATSAGLFTVLKLIGAGYLMFLGIKLWRAPVVTGPMGDNDNLPEERSSKIFLHAYVVTALNPKSIIFFIAFVPQFLDLGKPFLPQTLILEATFLVLAALNAFLYGLLADVARGYIRKASVQRAVNRTGGTLLIAAGAVTAGYRRMAA
- a CDS encoding lytic transglycosylase domain-containing protein, translated to MIASGFTSLKRSVAVSAILCGGLAGCATQQQTSQADLSHTTTNVPHPTSTAQVSTTATPGSTTAIVSQAQPQATATLSKSGRLPGTETAAAIGPRLPADQASNMQDRMGQPAGKSGKGSEAQVAIASVTGAPAANTSASATYASSDDMLIPSVVAIPTPNPSRPGDLTQTPALSSALVESGNAIPMTPEMVAIQAVVPTPRPGEASPFTATQVAYAAPSQAANLSYADNRLHYDFNFDTTGPSIVPAVLEERSDDNVSSEEKGHITTLIEKYAKLYQVPAALIHRVVHRESRYDPKAFNNRGYFGLMQIKYNTAKSMGYDGPASGLFDAETNIKYAAKYLRGAWMVADNKLDTAVALYARGYYYDAKNKGMTNVANGNY